Proteins encoded in a region of the Triplophysa rosa linkage group LG6, Trosa_1v2, whole genome shotgun sequence genome:
- the LOC130555835 gene encoding bromodomain adjacent to zinc finger domain protein 2B isoform X4, with protein sequence MESAERLERSTVGQTPIRSKEKPRDSSPTTNNKKGHLFGMLGNHGLGVSSVSGVFPMMHHSSAPVRSEFGGLGTLGMSLALAARSQLGALPDCWRFADAQGQGSAVLFPHLLGLPALFSMPSLNQEQNLIQSRAPRLNGSVNGKGKSSPVSSTPSPVLTASDQTRIPKPAINHLEDETRHKTKGKLCRKLPVVSINTDSQSPSNHINHDSQSASTSDSSSEALHSSDSDDLEDDDDDDDQTDDSVESECGKDLRGMKTGEMQTVLDARDRLSFTSTHMASNPLLFQVFRPSDVPGKHTSVIQATGSPTSTNPLGLVTQPYKDRDVPSPKLLSHSSPKPVSVTPSPNPLSLSSSPKSASLTPSPKSLSVSSPPIPASRSPSSRAPSLQSDHLKSGRNYLDETLSNFSKLRQSFLPQEPMKQALSSALRGAQTKISSPSFSQKSFFNHLFLPLLPMESHHPNGVQDAPLALITKPRSQNSRAPDKPLLAINSPVNLSTTGTWQPSTEPVEMGRTFTSSALTSAASSGNGCKSGRGGLKRGRETLMGQFRGAESDLTSSNDSGDSLMDEENDVSNDSLSDSDSNLDSDSDDEDDAKHEDVHSDTEVERMPLKPLSSSLDTSFGRTTSPIPLNLQVHRTPAVGVPTIVSTFREPTNHKSPLTSNGVATPPGKRRRVTDETALRKPLEYGWQRETRITNTCGRLRGVVAYYAPCGRKIKQYPDVMKYLTKHGISDIARDHFCFSAKIKVGDFYEARDGPQGAQWYLLKEEEVVSRILAMEGRRGRPRNPKRSGVPAVSPSHSSRRVCGVDESKADGLSVSEVKLLRRLEAQEIARQAAQMKLIRKLEKQALARAAKEARRQQTIMQAEERKKQKEQMKILKQQEKIKRIQQIRMKKEFRAQQILEAKRKRKEEAANARMLEAEKRMKEKELRRQQAVVLKLQELERHRLDMERERHRQHVMLMKTMEARKKAEEKERVKQEKRDEKRINKERRQELRRLELEMSRELNKPNEDMCLSDHKPLPALSRIPGLVLPGGCFADCLMVMQFLRCFGKVLGFDISAEVPSLAVLQAGLLNVGDHMTFLQDLLVRMLSAALCDPGLPPGYRAKTALGDHVTNVRLDRDNVSEVLQIYMEAQCGQTDLAPLAESLKTKAFQAHAPSQKASILAFLANELTCSRSVISEIDRNIDSMTSLRREKWLMEGNLRKLKRVHSKRTGKRERNGGLEERQTLSTPATGRKRKRKAGESEDDDEEEDEDSEEQGEDDEEDYGGKRGKKADACEEEDEGNQASSIEELEKQIEKLSKQQSQVRRKLFEVSHSLGSVMFGQDRYKRRYWVLPQCGGVFVEAMERSEGPEELQRERERERLKNTSLVQVKEERLETPKERCLDADPDVKHEPASPNEVDPLNLFLQKPGSFSKLSKLLEVAMMSEETKQTALPSSPAPVPSTYLRHANQQLHKVLTERNSHWFSLLPRSPCGGSSLTDGPATLPHSTSSSSSPPTSSGWVRSPSATSPAVSAGPNSAAGMKSCMSVMDLPFCSWSNGNVSSSGVSVAPILSGFYPPAEVSRNVNPFLNTGRRDSPTSPGEKPLSTPSPAIEVSKRQDYPLPHPVPKEMLSGWWRVTDIGELRSIEKACHSRGIRERALQKQLQKHMDYISQLCAKNRDVTVIEASELQKHQIFEDTLYSWCVDEQVMDVDIGVLQQVEKLELRVTSANLQVKGWTPPTAQSHSEHLVYHEHKPVIENSQSDDRSDCGIMRRANNPLDIAVMRLEELERNIDRRYLKSPLNGSVQIRTSHTGTVTAPASAPSPAGADEDGVEEDLSPGLKQWRKALGEVRSSSQLSMCIRQLHESIAWDKFIMKVYCQICHMGENEDLLLLCDGCDGSCHTYCHKPQITSIPSGDWFCPACVSQANSRSLKSRNPSNRSSEELKKLSEVKRNGKASATAETSEDESGRASSSPSKVTKEMKKRKTEDPSTGPVERESPACVKQVTTARDDSKDVAICRILLAELERHQDAWPFLRPVDPKSVPGYRKVIRKPMDFSTIRDKLANSQYLNLETFIIDVNLVFDNCERFNEDHSDIGRAGHTMRWFFHSRWTELLKQKLT encoded by the exons GACTGAATGGTTCGGTCAATGGAAAAGGAAAGTCAAGCCCCGTCTCCTCCACACCCTCTCCAGTCCTCACCGCTTCAGATCAAACCAGAATCCCAAAACCAGCCATAAACCACCTGGAGGACGAGACCAGACACAAGACTAAAGGG AAGCTTTGCAGAAAACTGCCAGTCGTTTCCATCAACACTGACAGCCAATCACCATCAAACCACATCAACCATGACAGCCAATCAGCATCCACCTCTGACAGCTCGAGTGAAGCTCTACACAGCTCTGACTCAGATGACTTGGAGGATGACGATGATGACGATGATCAGACTGATGATAGTGTGGAATCTGAATGTGGAAAAGATCTAAGAGGGATGAAGACG GGGGAAATGCAGACAGTGTTGGATGCCAGGGACCGTCTTTCTTTCACCTCAACACACATGGCATCAAACCCTCTGCTCTTCCAGGTCTTCAGACCCTCAGACGTGCCCGGGAAACACACCAGTGTGATCCAGGCTACAGGTTCACCAACCAGCACGAATCCACTTGGACTTGTCACACAGCCGTACAAAGACCGGGACGTCCCGTCGCCTAAATTACTCTCTCATTCCTCTCCAAAACCCGTTTCTGTCACCCCATCACCAaaccctctctcgctctcttcctCTCCAAAATCTGCTTCTCTCACCCCATCACCGAAGTCTCTCTCAGTCTCTTCTCCTCCCATACCGGCCTCCCGATCACCCTCCTCAAGAGCCCCGTCTCTCCAGTCGGATCACCTCAAATCAGGCAGGAATTACCTCGACGAGACCCTCTCGAACTTCAGCAAACTCAGACAG TCATTTCTACCTCAGGAGCCCATGAAGCAAGCCTTATCCTCAGCACTCAGAGGTGCACAGACGAAAATCTCATCACCATCTTTCAGTCAGAAATCTTTCTTCAACCATCTCTTCCTCCCATTACTTCCTATGGAGAGCCACCATCCCAACGGCGTTCAGGACGCTCCTCTGGCCCTCATAACCAAACCTCGATCGCAAAACTCACGCGCCCCTGATAAACCTCTACTGGCCATCAACAGCCCCGTCAACCTCAGCACGACGGGGACCTGGCAGCCCTCGACAGAACCCGTGGAAATGGGTCGGACCTTCACCTCGTCTGCTTTAACCTCAGCAGCTAGCAGTGGAAACGGTTGTAAATCAGGGAGGGGAGGGTtaaagagagggagggagacgCTGATGGGTCAATTCAGAGGGGCGGAGTCAGATCTCACCAGCAGTAATGACTCTGGAGACTCATTAATGGATGAGGAAAATGATGTTTCAAACGACAGTCTGTCAG ATTCAGACAGTAATTTAGACAGCGATTCTGACGATGAAGATGATGCCAAACATGAAGATGTGCACTCGGATACGGAAGTTGAAAGAATGCCTCTCAAACCCTTATCATCTTCGCTAGACACCTCCTTTGGCCGGACCACCAGCCCCATCCCTCTCAATCTACAGGTCCACAGGACCCCTGCGGTGGGAGTGCCTACTATTGTGAGCACCTTTAGagaaccaaccaatcacaagtCACCTTTAACCTCTAACGGTGTGGCCACACCCCCag GGAAAAGAAGAAGAGTGACGGATGAGACTGCGCTTCGGAAACCTCTGGAATATGG ATGGCAGAGAGAGACGCGCATCACAAACACATGTGGACGGTTACGGGGGGTGGTGGCGTATTACGCTCCCTGCGGCAGGAAGATCAAACAGTATCCTGACGTTATGAAG TATCTGACCAAACATGGAATCAGTGACATCGCTCGCGATCATTTTTGCTTCAGTGCTAAAATAAAGGTTGGCGACTTTTATGAAGCCAGAGATGGACCTCAG GGGGCGCAGTGGTACTTGCTGAAGGAGGAGGAGGTCGTCAGTCGTATCCTGGCGATGGAAGGTCGACGGGGTCGTCCCAGGAACCCCAAGCGCTCGGGTGTCCCCGCTGTTAGCCCGTCTCACTCCAGCAGGAGAGTCTGTGGGGTTGATGAGAGTAAAGCTGATGGTCTCAGTGTCTCCGAGGTCAAACTGCTGCGCAGACTGGAGGCTCAGG AAATAGCACGGCAAGCGGCTCAGATGAAGCTGATTcgtaaactggagaaacaggcgCTGGCACGAGCAGCTAAAGAGGCCAGGAGACAACAGA CCATCATGCaggcagaagagagaaagaaacagaaagagcAAATGAAGATTCTGAAACAGCAG GAGAAGATCAAAAGAATCCAGCAGATCCGGATGAAGAAGGAGTTCCGTGCTCAGCAAATCCTGGAG GCAAAACGAAAGAGGAAGGAAGAAGCTGCAAATGCCAGAATGCTAGAAGCTGAGAAACGAATGAAG GAGAAGGAGTTGCGCAGACAGCAGGCCGTCGTTCTGAAGCTCCAG GAGTTGGAGAGACATAGACTAGATATG GAACGGGAGAGGCATCGGCAGCATGTGATGCTGATGAAGACGATGGAGGCCAGAAAGAAAGCTGAG GAGAAGGAGCGTGTGAAGCAGGAGAAACGAGATGAGAAGAGGATAAATAAGGAGCGCAGACAGGAGCTCAGACGGCTGGAGCTGGAGATGAGCAGAGAACTCAACAAACCCAATGAAGACATGTGTCTGTCTGATCACAAG cctCTACCAGCGCTGTCACGGATTCCAGGTCTCGTCTTGCCGGGAGGATGTTTTGCAGACTGTCTGATGGTGATGCAGTTCCTCCGTTGTTTTGGGAAGGTTCTGGGTTTTGACATCAGCGCTGAAGTGCCGTCACTCGCTGTGCTCCAGGCCGGGCTGCTGAACGTAGGAGACCACATGACCTTCCTCCAAGACCTGCTGGTGCGCATGCTGTCTGCGGCTTTATGTGACCCCGGACTCCCTCCTGGATACAGG GCCAAGACTGCTCTTGGAGACCATGTGACTAATGTCAGGCTCGATCGGGACAATGTTTCAGAGGTGCTACAGATCTATATGGAGGCTCAGTGTGGACAGACGGATTTAGCGCCGTTAGCCGAGAGCTTGAAGACCAAAGCTTTCCAAGCACACGCACCCTCACAGAAAGCTTCTATACTGGCCTTCCTGGCCAATGAGCTGACCTGCAGCAGGAGTGTCATCAG TGAGATAGACCGAAACATTGACAGTATGACCAGCCTGCGACGAGAAAAATGGTTGATGGAGGGAAACCTGCGAAA GTTGAAGAGAGTTCACTCTAAGAGGACAGGGAAGAGAGAACGTAACGGAGGGTTGGAAGAGCGTCAGACTCTCAGCACGCCTGCCACCGGACGCAAACGCAAGCGTAAAGCTGGAGAGAGcgaagatgatgatgaagaggaagatgaggaCAGTGAGGAGCAGGGAGAGGATGATGAAGAGGATTatggagggaagagaggaaAGAAAGCCGATGCGTGTGAAGAGGAG GATGAAGGCAATCAAGCCTCAAGTATTGAAGAGCTAGAAAAACAGATCGAGAAGCTGAGCAAG CAACAGAGTCAGGTCCGCCGGAAGCTGTTTGAAGTGTCTCACTCGCTTGGCTCCGTGATGTTCGGGCAGGACCGGTATAAACGCCGATACTGGGTGCTGCCGCAGTGTGGAGGGGTGTTCGTGGAAGCCATGGAGAGAAGCGAGG GTCCGGAGGagttgcagagagagagagagagggagaggttGAAGAACACTTCTCTCGTCCAAGTGAAAGAAGAACGGTTGGAGACGCCTAAAGAAAGATGTTTAGACGCAGACCCTGATGTGAAACATGAACCCGCGTCTCCGAATGAAGTGGATCCTCTCAACCTGTTCCTGCAGAAACCAGGCTCCTTTTCCAAGCTCAGCAAGCTGCTGGAGGTGGCCATGATGTCTGAGGAGACAAAACAGACTGCGTTACCCAGCAGCCCCGCTCCAGTTCCCAGCACCTACCTCAGGCACGCCAACCAGCAGCTCCACAAGGTTCTGACGGAGAGGAATTCTCATTGGTTCAGTCTGCTGCCACGCTCTCCGTGTGGCGGCTCGTCTCTGACAGATGGTCCCGCGACTCTTCCTCACTCAAcatcttcatcttcctcacctCCAACCTCTAGTGGTTGGGTCCGATCCCCGTCTGCCACATCTCCTGCTGTCTCTGCGGGACCCAACAGCGCTGCGGGC ATGAAGTCGTGCATGTCTGTGATGGATCTGCCTTTCTGTTCATGGTCCAATGGGAACGTTTCCTCCTCTGGGGTCTCCGTGGCCCCCATTCTCAGTGGTTTTTACCCACCCGCTGAGGTCAGCAGAAACGTTAACCCCTTCTTGAACACCGGGAGGCGCGATTCCCCTACATCTCCTGGAGAGAAACCTCTGTCCACACCATCACCAGCTATTGAGGTGTCTAAACGTCAGGATTACCCATTACCTCATCCTGTTCCTAAGG AGATGCTGAGCGGCTGGTGGAGGGTGACGGACATCGGTGAGTTGCGTTCGATAGAGAAAGCGTGTCATTCCCGTGGGATCCGGGAGAGAGCCCTGCAGAAACAGCTTCAGAAACACATGGATTATATCTCTCAGCTCTGTGCCAAGAACAGAGATG TGACTGTCATCGAAGCCTCTGAGCTGCAGAAGCATCAGATCTTTGAGGACACCCTCTACAGCTGGTGTGTGGATGAACAGGTCATGGACGTTGACATCGGTGTCCTGCAGCAGGTCGAGAAGCTTGAACTTAGAGTCACTTCCGCCAACCTGCAGGTCAAG GGCTGGACGCCCCCAACAGCACAATCGCACAGTGAACACCTGGTGTACCACGAGCACAAACCTGTCATAgagaacagccaatcagatgacAGATCTGACTGTGGCATCATGCGTCGTGCAAACAACCCTCTAGATATAGCGGTGATGCGTCTGGAAGAGCTGGAGAGAAACATTGATCGAAGATACCTGAAGAGTCCATTAAACGGCAGCGTTCAGATCAGAACGAGTCACACGGGTACGGTGACCGCACCAGCATCGGCACCATCACCTGCTGGAGCTGATGAGGACGG GGTTGAGGAGGATCTATCTCCAGGTCTGAAACAGTGGCGTAAAGCTCTGGGTGAGGTGCGGAGCTCGAGTCAGCTCTCCATGTGCATCCGGCAGCTTCACGAGTCTATTGCCTGGGACAAATTCATCATGAAGGTT TACTGTCAGATATGCCATATGGGGGAGAACGAGGATCTTCTTCTGCTGTGTGATGGTTGTGATGGAAGCTGCCACACCTACTGTCATAAACCCCAAATCACCAGCATACCATCAGGAGACTGGTTCTGTCCAGCCTGCGTGTCCCAA GCAAACAGTCGGTCCCTGAAGAGCAGAAATCCCTCGAACCGTTCAAGTGAAGAGCTGAAGAAACTCAGCGAGGTCAAACGTAACGGAAAAGCATCTGCGACTGCAGAAACCTCAGAGGACGAGTCAGGCCGTGCCAGCAGCTCTCCCAGTAAAGTGACAAAGGAaatgaaaaagagaaagacGGAAGATCCATCCACAGGCCCAGTCGAGCGCGAGAGCCCTGCGTGTGTGAAGCAAGTCACGACAGCCAGAGACGACAGTAAAGATGTGGCCATCTGCAG AATTCTATTGGCCGAGCTGGAGCGCCATCAGGACGCCTGGCCATTTTTGAGACCCGTCGATCCCAAATCTGTCCCGGGATATCGCAAGGTGATCAGGAAGCCAATGGACTTCTCCACTATCAGAGACAAACTCGCCAACAGCCA GTACCTGAATCTTGAGACCTTCATTATTGATGTGAACTTGGTGTTTGATAACTGTGAGAGATTCAACGAGGATCATTCGGACATCGGGCGGGCGGGACACACTATGAGATGGTTCTTTCACAGCCGCTGGACTGAGCTGTTAAAGCAGAAACTCACATGA